In the Sulfobacillus thermosulfidooxidans DSM 9293 genome, TACGAGAATATGATTGACCGATTGTCCAACCTGCGCATTAAAGCCACCGCTCCTTGCGGGCCGAATAATGATGGTAAGAGCTAACAAGATCACCAATACACTGCTTAAAATATTACGCCAGGTATTCATGGTCATGGTCCTTATGCCACAATGTTGGGAATGCGGTCATACCATCCGGTGAGCAGCATAATCCCTAAGATGACTAACATGGCGCCTGAAACGCGTTCAATCCACGGAAGATAACGACCCATCTGACGCGTCCATTGAGCGGCTTGCCCGAGAAAAAACGCCAGCGCTAAAAACGGGACGGCTAATCCTAAGGCATAGCTGGCTAACATTATGCCCCCTGTAGCCAGCGTGGATGAACGGGCCGCCAACAATAAAATGCTGGTCAAAATGGGTCCAACGCATGGAGTCCATCCCGCGGCAAAAACAATCCCCAATAATACCGCCGACAACCCTTGGGCTCTTGGTGTCACGGATAAATGAATATCCCGCTTGATGAGACCAATTTGAATGAAGCCAAGGATTTCGAGACCAAAAATAATGGTAATGAGTCCTCCAAGCTGGGCAATAACATGACGATGAAACTGGACAAATTGCCCAAGACTGCTTGCGCCGAGACCAGCCAAGACCAATACCGTCGAAAAACCGAGCACGAATAGGAAGGCATTTTGCATGACTCGTCGCCGCACCTGGTGATTTTGGATGGCATCGGCCGTCAATGCCGTTCCCGCCATAGTGGTGAGATATGACGGGATTAAAGGCAGCACACAAGGAGAGAGGACTGAGGCGAGCCCTCCAATGAATGCGACCCCTAATGAAACCAATGAGATGTCCAATTCTCACGTGCCCCCTTTTGATGGCGGAAATTATATCACGTCAGCACTCCTGTGTCATGTGAGCAGGAATCTGACGATTTATGTCGTATGTTAATATGTTGGGAGGCTATTATGATACGGTTGGAAAATGTCAGTAAACGATATGCGAACGGGCATTATGGCGTCATCGATGTGAATCTCGAAATTCGGCGTGGTGAATTCCTCTTCCTCGTCGGACCCTCGGGTGCCGGGAAATCCTCGCTCATCCGTCTTTTATACCGGGAGGAAGTGCCGACTTCGGGGGAGATTTATCTCGATGAGTTTCGCCTTTCACAGTTGAGACGGGGCCAAGTATCGCGATTACGGCGCCAGCTCGGGGTGGTCTTTCAAGATGTGAAATTGTTGACGAATCGCACGGTGTATCAAAATGTTGCGTTTGCTATGGAAGTTGTGGGAGCCTCAAGCCGCGATATTCATAAGCGGGTCCCGCAAGTGTTGGAACTGGTCGGGCTATCTCGGCGACGCAATAATTATCCTCATCAGCTGTCTGGGGGAGAACAACAGCGTGTTGGCATCGCGAGAGCTTTAGTCAATAATCCTGTCTATATTATTGCCGACGAACCGACGGGTAATTTGGATCCGGAAACCTCATTTGAAATCATTAAATTGCTGAACGAAATCAACCGGCGGGGAGCGACAGTCATTATGGCTACCCATGCTAAAGATATTGTGAACCAGATGCATAAGCGCGTGGTCGCCGTAGAAAATGGTCGAATTGTGCGTGATGAAGCGAGAGGAGCTTATGGTTATGAGCCTTAGCAGCGTAT is a window encoding:
- a CDS encoding cytochrome c biogenesis CcdA family protein → MDISLVSLGVAFIGGLASVLSPCVLPLIPSYLTTMAGTALTADAIQNHQVRRRVMQNAFLFVLGFSTVLVLAGLGASSLGQFVQFHRHVIAQLGGLITIIFGLEILGFIQIGLIKRDIHLSVTPRAQGLSAVLLGIVFAAGWTPCVGPILTSILLLAARSSTLATGGIMLASYALGLAVPFLALAFFLGQAAQWTRQMGRYLPWIERVSGAMLVILGIMLLTGWYDRIPNIVA
- the ftsE gene encoding cell division ATP-binding protein FtsE; amino-acid sequence: MIRLENVSKRYANGHYGVIDVNLEIRRGEFLFLVGPSGAGKSSLIRLLYREEVPTSGEIYLDEFRLSQLRRGQVSRLRRQLGVVFQDVKLLTNRTVYQNVAFAMEVVGASSRDIHKRVPQVLELVGLSRRRNNYPHQLSGGEQQRVGIARALVNNPVYIIADEPTGNLDPETSFEIIKLLNEINRRGATVIMATHAKDIVNQMHKRVVAVENGRIVRDEARGAYGYEP